The Castanea sativa cultivar Marrone di Chiusa Pesio chromosome 11, ASM4071231v1 genome contains a region encoding:
- the LOC142616194 gene encoding putative disease resistance protein RGA1, producing MAEEMLLAVAQNIIEDLGSQAFQGIASLWDVEAELENIKDTVSTIQAVLRDAAKQQSHSDQVKDWHEKLKEAVYEVDDLLGEFKPEDLQQGRMNENIAKKVRDFFSSSNPIFLRWEMSRRIIGMKRKLNAIAEDKKMFHLKDYHLEPPVSMDREETHSFVPDEKVIGREDDKKAIIKLLLEPNNEENVSIVPIVGIGGLGKTTLAQFVYNYKNIKEHFELKMWLCISDVFEVKMIIQKIISALGKKPEDHSMDKLQDQLRKIINQKKYLLVLDDVWNEDPHKWESLKDLLVGGAKGSKIVITTRARLVAEITCPASIYTLKGLNEEQSWLLFKQIAFRKGQGQGTNNPRLEEIGKEIVRKCQGVPLAIKSIGNVLRLEKTEHKWSYVKNNILESATQQKNDIFPILKLSYDYLPSHLKSYFAFCSLFPKDYEIDKVTLIQLWIAQGFIRPSNKNQELEDVADEYFKDLLWRSFFEEVNEFEELKYKMHDLIHDLAQLVARAECTIITLDGNNFDEKTRHVSLPFYIDSSFIEPSSLLVRAEKLRTCLLTFKPSIPYEAGKIDESMLNKLILSCRRLRTLGLCGVHIERVPDTIEKLIHLTYLDFSKNHGIETLPNAISRLWKLQTLKVNGCGNLKELPRDIRFLVGLRHLENSDCEHLSHMPDGLGQMTCLQTLSLFVVRDNQASSSRHISSGLDELNSLNSLRGELQISNLRCLEDVYSEPSAANLRAKQYLERLTLLWHANDLDFCSDDDNDSDEKLLEGLQPHQNLKFLSVRGYGGVRFSSWLSLLTNLVDLSIHGCKRCRQLPRLSQLHSLERLSLHSMEVLEYISDGDINEEVPTSSFFPSLKSIVIKYCHNLKGWWRSTSTTDHQQHPHHQSLPSFHHLSVLNIKSCPNLTSLPPFPYLEESLFLYEASLKALQPTIAMTSSLPSSSSFLSSPFSKLKSLTLISIKDTEALPDDWMSNLSSLKQLYINGGPKLKSLSLAVPHLTSLESYNIHDCELFDSISDMGDDGTEWQHLKCLSSLRYSSVPNLKSIPSGLQHVTALRKLEISNCPNLTIFPELTSVVYLGISTNPNLTSIPGGISNLTSLEELRISNCPNLISLPDEMVSLKSLQKLTIEGCPDLAKRCEKGIGEDWFKIAHVPVFKIWNR from the coding sequence ATGGCCGAAGAAATGCTCCTTGCCGTTGCACAAAATATCATTGAAGATTTGGGCTCTCAGGCTTTCCAAGGGATCGCATCGCTTTGGGATGTCGAAGCTGAACTTGAAAACATCAAGGACACTGTTTCCACGATTCAAGCTGTACTTCGGGATGCAGCAAAGCAGCAGAGTCATAGCGATCAAGTTAAGGACTGGCACGAAAAGCTCAAGGAGGCAGTTTATGAAGTAGATGACCTGTTGGGTGAGTTCAAGCCTGAAGATTTACAACAAGGAAGGATGAATGAGAATATTGCAAAAAAGGTACGCGatttcttttcatcttcaaacccaatttttttacGTTGGGAGATGAGTCGTAGAATAATTGGGATGAAGCGGAAACTAAATGCAATAGCGGAAGATAAGAAAATGTTTCACTTGAAAGACTACCATCTAGAGCCACCTGTGAGTATGGATAGGGAAGAGACTCACTCATTTGTGCCTGATGAAAAAGTTATTGGGAGAGAAGATGATAAAAAGGCCATCATAAAACTGTTATTGGAGCCTAATAATGAAGAGAATGTTTCAATTGTTCCTATTGTGGGGATTGGTGGGTTAGGAAAAACCACGCTTGCTCAATTTGTATACAATTACAAGAACATCAAAGAACATTTTGAGCTAAAAATGTGGCTATGTATATCTGATGTCTTTGAAGTGAAAatgattattcaaaaaataatatcgGCTCTAGGTAAGAAACCTGAAGACCATAGCATGGATAAATTACAAGATCAGCTTcgtaaaataattaatcaaaagaagTACTTACTTGTCTTGGATGATGTGTGGAATGAGGATCCTCACAAATGGGAAAGTTTGAAAGACCTTTTAGTGGGTGGTGCTAAGGGAAGTAAGATTGTAATAACTACGCGTGCGAGATTGGTAGCAGAGATTACATGCCCAGCTTCAATATACACTCTTAAGGGTCTTAATGAAGAACAGTCTTGGTTGTTATTCAAGCAAATAGCATTTAGAAAAGGGCAAGGGCAAGGGACCAATAATCCTAGACTAGAAGAAATTGGAAAGGAAATTGTGCGCAAATGTCAAGGGGTACCCCTTGCCATAAAGTCTATAGGAAATGTATTGCGCTTGGAAAAAACAGAGCATAAATGGTCATATGTCAAGAATAATATACTAGAAAGTGcaactcaacaaaaaaatgacatttttccaaTTCTAAAGTTGAGTTATGATTATCTTCCATCACATTTGAAAAGTTATTTTGCCTTTTGTTCCTTATTTCCTAAAGATTATGAGATTGATAAGGTGACACTCATACAACTATGGATAGCGCAAGGTTTTATTCGACCATCAAACAAAAACCAAGAATTAGAAGATGTTGCAGATGAGTACTTCAAGGATTTGCTTTGGAGGTCCTTCTTTGAAGAAGTGAATGAatttgaagaattaaaataCAAGATGCATGATTTAATTCATGATCTTGCACAATTAGTTGCAAGGGCAGAGTGCACAATAATTACTTTGGATGGAAataattttgatgaaaaaacTCGTCATGTGTCACTTCCATTTTATATTGACTCATCTTTTATTGAACCTTCAAGTTTGCTAGTCAGGGCAGAGAAGTTACGTACATGTCTTCTAACATTTAAACCTAGTATCCCTTATGAAGCGGGGAAAATAGACGAATCAATGTTGAATAAACTTATTTTGAGTTGTAGAAGATTGCGTACATTGGGTTTATGTGGAGTGCATATTGAGAGAGTGCCAGATACTATTGAAAAGTTAATACATCTTACTTACcttgatttttctaaaaatcatGGTATTGAAACTCTCCCTAATGCTATTTCTAGACTTTGGAAATTGCAGACACTAAAAGTCAATGGTTGTGGAAATCTTAAAGAATTACCTAGGGACATTAGATTTTTGGTTGGCCTCAGGCATCTTGAGAATAGCGATTGTGAGCATTTGAGTCATATGCCTGATGGATTAGGGCAAATGACATGCCTTCAAACGTTATCATTATTTGTTGTGAGAGACAACCAAGCTTCTTCCTCTAGGCACATTAGTAGTGGGCTAGACGAATTGAATTCGCTAAACTCCCTGAGAGGAGAACTAcaaatctcaaatttgagatGTTTGGAAGATGTTTATTCAGAACCCAGTGCTGCCAATTTAAGGGCAAAACAATATCTTGAACGGTTGACATTATTATGGCATGCAAATGATCTTGATTTTTGTTCTGACGATGACAACGATAGTGATGAGAAGTTATTAGAAGGCCTCCAACCACACCAAAACCTTAAATTTTTGTCTGTGAGAGGGTATGGGGGAGTGAGATTTTCAAGTTGGCTTTCTTTGCTCACAAATCTTGTTGATTTATCTATACATGGTTGTAAGAGATGTCGACAACTTCCACGATTGTCTCAACTCCACTCTCTGGAACGTCTATCGCTTCATAGCATGGAAGTTTTGGAGTACATATCAGATGGTGATATAAATGAGGAGGTTCCTACTTCATCCTTCTTCCCATCGCTGAAGTCAATTGTTATTAAGTACTGCCATAATCTGAAGGGATGGTGGAGGAGCACATCAACAACAGATCACCAACAACATCCGCATCACCAGTCACTGCCTTCATTCCATCATCTTTCTGTTTTAAATATTAAGTCTTGCCCTAATCTAACTTCCCTGCCTCCATTTCCGTATCTTGAAGAAAGTCTATTTTTGTATGAAGCCAGTTTGAAAGCTTTACAACCGACAATAGCGATGACTTCTTCGCTTCCTTCTTCCTCCTCTTTCCTGTCCTCTCCTTTCTCCAAATTAAAGTCTCTGACTTTAATTTCTATAAAGGATACAGAGGCTCTTCCAGATGATTGGATGTCAAACCTGAGTTCTCTCAAGCAACTATACATAAATGGAGGCCCTAAGCTGAAATCTCTATCTCTAGCCGTGCCCCATCTCACCTCACTCGAGAGCTATAATATTCATGATTGTGAGCTGTTTGATTCGATTAGTGACATGGGTGATGATGGCACCGAATGGCAGCATCTTAAATGCCTCAGTTCTCTGCGTTACTCAAGCGTTCCGAATTTGAAGTCTATTCCTTCCGGGCTTCAACACGTTACTGCGCTGCGAAAGCTTGAGATTTCTAATTGTCCCAATTTGACGATTTTCCCAGAGCTCACCTCAGTTGTATACCTTGGAATTTCAACCAACCCCAACCTAACATCAATTCCCGGTGGAATTAGTAATCTCACGTCCCTTGAAGAACTTCGCATTTCCAATTGTCCAAATCTCATATCACTTCCTGATGAGATGGTTTCTCTCAAGTCTTTACAAAAGCTAACAATTGAAGGATGTCCTGACTTAGCAAAAAGATGTGAAAAGGGAATTGGGGAAGATTGGTTCAAAATTGCTCACGTCCctgttttcaaaatttggaatcGGTGA